A stretch of the Glutamicibacter sp. JL.03c genome encodes the following:
- a CDS encoding 3-oxoacyl-ACP synthase III — MNGNATFKHHNVALLSVNSVLAPEVVSSSEFDERLAPSLKRLRLSKKLLERVSGVKERRWWSDGVEFDDAAILAGKKALAQAGVDASEIGLLINTSVTRRNLEPSVASKVHNGLGLPSSAMNFDVANACLGFVNGMSLAANMIDSGQIKYALIVAGEDAKATQETTFERLNAETSTRDDYMREFATLTLGSGAAAAVIGPADAHPEAHRILGGVSRAGTEHHELCVGGPGGMYTDTKGLLDNGLDLVVNAWDEAHRTGWNWKSMDRYVTHQVSKSYTNAIIKAVGLIKDRVPITFSKWGNVGPASLPMTLSQEAESLKPGDRVLCMGVGSGLNTAMMEIVW; from the coding sequence TTGAACGGCAATGCCACCTTTAAGCACCACAACGTTGCGCTTTTATCAGTGAACAGCGTCCTCGCGCCCGAGGTGGTGAGTTCATCAGAATTCGATGAGCGGCTGGCTCCAAGTTTGAAACGACTGCGACTATCCAAGAAACTTCTCGAGCGGGTTTCAGGTGTCAAGGAACGCCGCTGGTGGTCTGACGGCGTCGAATTCGACGATGCGGCCATCCTTGCCGGCAAAAAGGCGTTGGCCCAGGCTGGTGTTGACGCCAGCGAAATCGGCTTGCTGATCAACACCTCTGTGACCCGTCGCAACCTTGAGCCATCGGTGGCTTCCAAGGTACACAACGGCTTGGGCTTGCCCTCCTCCGCGATGAACTTCGACGTGGCCAACGCCTGCCTCGGCTTCGTGAACGGCATGAGCCTGGCCGCGAATATGATCGACTCCGGCCAGATCAAGTATGCGCTGATCGTTGCCGGCGAGGACGCCAAGGCAACCCAGGAGACCACCTTCGAGCGACTGAACGCCGAGACTTCCACCCGCGATGACTACATGCGCGAATTCGCTACCCTGACACTTGGGTCCGGTGCCGCCGCCGCTGTCATCGGCCCAGCCGATGCCCACCCGGAAGCCCATCGCATCCTTGGAGGTGTCTCCCGTGCAGGCACCGAGCACCACGAACTGTGTGTTGGCGGCCCCGGCGGCATGTACACCGACACCAAGGGCCTGCTGGACAATGGCCTGGATCTGGTAGTCAACGCGTGGGATGAAGCGCACCGCACCGGGTGGAACTGGAAGTCCATGGACCGCTACGTCACCCACCAGGTCTCCAAGTCCTACACCAACGCCATCATCAAGGCCGTTGGGCTGATCAAGGACCGTGTGCCGATCACGTTCTCCAAGTGGGGCAATGTCGGTCCGGCATCGTTGCCGATGACTCTGTCGCAAGAAGCCGAGTCGCTCAAGCCCGGCGATCGCGTGCTATGCATGGGTGTGGGCTCCGGACTAAACACCGCGATGATGGAGATTGTCTGGTGA
- a CDS encoding glycoside hydrolase family 32 protein: MNDPQRPFFLDGLWHFYYLYNADYPDGNGTEWYHATSTDLVHWKDEGIAIEKYKNGLGDIWTGSAVVDIENTAGFGKNAVISLVTQQVDGVQRQSLFYSTDGGYSFSSYDGNPVMDNPGVEAWRDPKVVWDKERNQWLMLLAEGNKVGFYTSKDLRSWDYQSGFETTDLGVVECPDFFPMSVDGDPQRTMWVLGISANGANSGRTTGYTYWTGSFDGKSFKADEKDPRWLDAGSDFYAAVTWDDPAAQDPTKQRYALGWMNNWAYAGDLPLGDWAGGTMSTVRQLSLRDVDGHAQLFSKPIDALEKLEGEAVVAQPGAVAKDQEASLGKAESDAYRFHVDLSQDQSAPAEETQVQLKDAQGSTVTVGYNFNDQTLFLNRDNDKAAGNMPESYREVRSEKLPVDNGQLSLDILVDTTSIEVFAEDGQATLSSTAFLSPGDHELSLKSFGGTTDMRESSTTPLAVAETQRQ, encoded by the coding sequence ATGAACGACCCGCAGCGCCCTTTTTTCCTCGATGGGCTATGGCACTTCTACTACCTCTACAACGCTGACTACCCGGACGGGAACGGAACCGAGTGGTACCACGCCACATCCACGGACCTCGTTCATTGGAAAGACGAAGGCATAGCCATCGAGAAGTACAAGAATGGTCTCGGTGATATCTGGACCGGCAGCGCGGTAGTCGATATCGAAAACACCGCTGGCTTTGGCAAGAATGCGGTGATCTCCTTGGTCACCCAACAGGTCGACGGCGTACAACGCCAGTCCCTGTTCTACTCAACCGATGGCGGATATTCATTCAGCTCGTACGACGGCAATCCAGTCATGGACAATCCCGGCGTCGAGGCTTGGCGAGATCCGAAAGTCGTGTGGGACAAAGAACGCAATCAATGGCTCATGCTGCTGGCCGAAGGAAACAAAGTCGGTTTCTACACTTCCAAAGACCTGAGATCATGGGACTACCAATCAGGCTTCGAGACCACCGATTTGGGCGTCGTCGAATGCCCTGACTTCTTCCCGATGTCAGTGGACGGCGATCCGCAACGCACCATGTGGGTGCTGGGCATCAGTGCCAACGGCGCAAACTCGGGTCGTACCACCGGCTACACCTACTGGACCGGTTCCTTCGATGGCAAGAGCTTCAAAGCCGATGAAAAGGATCCACGCTGGCTGGACGCAGGATCAGACTTCTACGCGGCCGTTACTTGGGACGATCCCGCGGCGCAAGATCCTACGAAGCAGCGTTATGCGCTGGGCTGGATGAACAACTGGGCGTACGCGGGCGATCTGCCACTCGGCGATTGGGCCGGTGGAACCATGTCCACGGTACGCCAGCTTTCGTTGCGTGACGTTGATGGACATGCCCAGCTGTTCTCAAAACCCATTGATGCGCTGGAGAAACTCGAGGGCGAAGCGGTAGTGGCCCAACCCGGCGCAGTGGCAAAGGACCAAGAGGCTTCACTGGGCAAAGCCGAATCCGACGCCTATCGATTCCATGTTGATCTATCCCAGGATCAAAGTGCGCCGGCCGAAGAAACCCAGGTTCAGCTCAAGGACGCTCAAGGCTCCACCGTCACGGTTGGCTATAACTTCAACGACCAGACACTGTTCTTGAACCGCGATAACGACAAAGCCGCCGGCAACATGCCGGAATCCTATCGAGAAGTTCGCAGCGAGAAACTCCCGGTGGACAACGGACAGCTCTCCTTGGACATCCTGGTGGATACCACCTCGATTGAGGTTTTCGCCGAAGACGGCCAGGCGACACTGAGCTCAACGGCTTTCCTTTCCCCCGGCGATCACGAACTATCGCTTAAGTCTTTCGGCGGTACTACCGATATGCGCGAATCATCCACGACGCCACTGGCAGTCGCTGAAACCCAACGGCAGTGA
- a CDS encoding LacI family DNA-binding transcriptional regulator: protein MDKKLGKSARVGIRDVAAAAGVSPTTVSHALSGARAINAETRLRVLDVAQKLGYSPDPRARGLRSSRTFTVGLLSDTIAVTPYAGRIISGAQDAAAEHQSVVLALDSTGDPQRELLGIRTLVDHRVDGLVYAKMSHQSVTVPKELDGIPVVLANASSADLEYSSVVPDEQQIGIDATAHLLGYGHRKIGFATVTDEVPAAAGRERGYRAALEAAGIRANDVWISAKSGDAQGGRAAGREILGRKDRPTAIFCFNDEMAMGVYQAANDLGLSIPDDLSVIGVDDLQLITQALVPNLTTIALPHYQMGHWAVSQLFAQATAQSDVRTAELLRCQLVQRDSVGAPKR, encoded by the coding sequence ATGGACAAAAAGCTCGGAAAGTCTGCCCGGGTAGGCATTCGAGATGTTGCCGCCGCTGCAGGGGTTTCTCCCACAACGGTTTCGCATGCGCTCAGCGGCGCGCGCGCCATTAATGCGGAAACACGCTTGCGCGTACTGGACGTGGCTCAAAAGCTCGGCTATTCCCCGGACCCGCGCGCGCGGGGCCTGAGGAGTTCTCGGACATTCACCGTCGGCTTGCTCAGCGACACCATCGCGGTGACGCCGTATGCTGGGCGGATTATCAGTGGCGCGCAAGACGCTGCTGCCGAGCATCAGAGCGTGGTGCTTGCCTTGGACTCCACCGGAGATCCGCAACGTGAACTACTTGGTATTCGCACCTTGGTGGATCATCGAGTTGATGGGTTGGTCTATGCGAAGATGTCTCATCAGTCGGTGACGGTACCCAAAGAGCTGGACGGTATCCCGGTGGTGCTGGCCAACGCTTCGAGCGCCGATCTGGAGTACTCCTCGGTGGTTCCCGACGAACAGCAGATCGGCATTGATGCCACCGCGCATTTGCTCGGCTACGGCCATCGGAAGATCGGCTTTGCCACGGTGACCGATGAAGTTCCAGCCGCGGCAGGTCGCGAGCGCGGCTATCGCGCGGCGTTGGAAGCGGCCGGGATTCGTGCCAACGATGTATGGATTTCAGCGAAAAGTGGCGATGCCCAGGGCGGGCGCGCCGCCGGGCGTGAAATTCTTGGCAGAAAAGATCGACCCACCGCCATTTTCTGTTTCAACGATGAAATGGCTATGGGTGTCTATCAGGCCGCCAACGATCTCGGACTGTCCATTCCTGATGACCTATCGGTCATCGGCGTGGACGATCTCCAGCTGATCACCCAAGCGCTGGTTCCGAACCTGACGACTATCGCGCTGCCCCACTATCAGATGGGGCATTGGGCTGTTTCCCAGTTGTTTGCCCAGGCAACGGCACAGTCGGATGTTCGCACAGCGGAGCTGCTGCGTTGCCAATTGGTGCAGCGCGATTCGGTCGGAGCGCCGAAGCGCTAG